A single genomic interval of Antarcticibacterium arcticum harbors:
- a CDS encoding response regulator transcription factor has translation METESKKILLVEDDPNFGTVLKDYLAMNDYEVTHAKNGMEGFEKFKKDDFDLCILDVMMPYKDGFTLAKEIRDKNEEVPIIFLTAKAMKEDVLKGYKVGADDYLNKPFDSEVLLMKIKAIMQRKATDSVADSKQFEFQIGGFHLNSKLRFLTYNNEEPTKLSPKENELLRLLALHENDLMPRELALTKIWRDDNYFTSRSMDVYIAKLRKYLKKDENVEILNIHGEGFRLVVKNKETTEA, from the coding sequence ATGGAAACTGAAAGCAAGAAAATTTTACTGGTTGAGGACGATCCCAATTTTGGAACGGTCTTAAAAGATTATTTGGCAATGAATGACTATGAGGTTACTCACGCCAAGAATGGAATGGAAGGATTTGAAAAGTTTAAAAAAGACGATTTTGATCTTTGTATTCTTGATGTAATGATGCCTTATAAAGACGGGTTTACCCTGGCAAAGGAGATTCGCGACAAGAATGAGGAAGTTCCAATTATTTTCTTAACCGCAAAAGCGATGAAAGAAGATGTGTTGAAAGGTTACAAGGTTGGGGCAGATGATTACCTGAACAAGCCTTTTGACAGCGAAGTGTTACTTATGAAAATAAAGGCTATTATGCAGCGAAAAGCTACAGATAGTGTGGCAGACAGTAAACAATTCGAATTCCAGATAGGTGGATTCCATCTTAACTCAAAGTTGAGGTTCCTTACCTATAATAATGAAGAACCAACCAAACTTTCTCCAAAGGAAAATGAGTTATTGCGCCTTCTTGCGTTGCACGAGAATGATCTTATGCCACGGGAACTTGCATTAACCAAAATCTGGAGAGATGACAATTACTTTACCTCCCGAAGTATGGATGTTTACATAGCAAAATTGCGTAAATATCTTAAGAAGGATGAGAATGTTGAAATATTGAACATTCATGGTGAAGGATTCAGGCTGGTAGTGAAGAATAAAGAAACTACAGAAGCTTAG
- a CDS encoding HYR domain-containing protein: MSGSPTEKTYMSSLSPNFIGQGNLWFILGVLFFFMGVTQVRGQDPTYAHVEERQMENINVTFADALNIEQKVNRVIISVDVNPQGEVFVLTFGNGIKKVGSSGQLIDFIPNSGGRLNSPMDFAINSEGKFYVAVNSGSNKSIRVFSATGVFLASENIGTGAFGTGPNYFKGPVGVAFDVHDNLFIADHYTGSETNVPQPSRVKIYTKGPTGSYVNRLLTEFHQVEGEELFFAYRIAADSQGYIYVAEQGNSTGNARIQVIKLDNNNIPKRIAIIGGVGDQIGSPGSLYIDRYDYLHAADFGNEVSMTSILEAGNDPFKLFEIFEPVKRGIQNNVFKINIYKDFEYTGAISEEIDFPIDFALNSCDKLFVNNAILSGTTGSPPFYFGLNATMDFDLEIYKRTPSFDTEEPEITNCSPDITVPAPAGQTFAIVQFDTPTAGDNCSTVTVTQTLGLASNSQFPIGIHNIQFTATDEAGNSSDCTFTITVTGEVPPAPTVFENCPGNISVSTTQGICGASVTFSTPNAYDGNGPVQVVLTSEIGSGEIFPVGESTVIFEATGEDGIAVKCSFKVTVIDNIKPTISCPPNTSVNADSNGNFTLPNYTGSATASDNCGVVSVTQLPLPGTNINEDTEINLTATDEAGNKSICTFTVSLTQQPAPKAECLNITIDLDNTGKAVITPGQIYDGDAVQDGVTLTLNKENFTCEDLGANQVILTVTGSNGVSSSCTATVTVRDNTPPTVQCPASNYIIQYEGEKEVVIPNFSAQFNPSDNCTQDLIITQDPQPGTIVTQDTWIRFTVEDEAGAQSGCAFWVILEDSRQLNITCPEDKIYTAEANCGTTMPDFRGEVTVNIPPARITQHPEPGFPINGSTNVTFTAVYEDQRVSCTIKYTMQDTTFPVFDCVADQTETVEDGEGFSLPNYILQLDASDNCWIASFKQVPDVGTVVFNDTEITLSATDDAGNTTECSFTLTIEEESNPDPPTFDCLIGEIILPPNENCEFIVGNYEVEGVSNFRNFTNESVFQNIAPGTEILEDILIILDVRDEGISVGTCEFWIRVEEVSPPVITCPGTQTEFYNPEEGFVLPDYRNLAEVTGDCGIAGITQTPSPGTIINVNTQVQLIVTSNANLVSQCEFMVNLSEEEVLEISCIEDQEEEINENCELVVPDYTSLASVNFENATVTQSPVPGTAVSGNTTIRLTATLNGETDECSFLLTTKDSTPPVAVCVTDFELQLNENGTASINAADFGAQSTDNCEIVSMSLDKTIFTTADIGENTVILTVTDASGYTDTCQALVNVLPYEGTTNPNFTCRTEVTLSLDSTGNAILEASNLYTGDAADKIFTLSKANFNCSNLGNNEVTLSWTGSDGPGSCVIKVVVKDEIPPVVRTRNISMFLSQTGQVQLSAFLFDAGFSDNCGPVTFSIDKTSLSCKDLGDNTITLTVTDASGNVSTGTAIVSLTGNCEEPGEPGEDRYEYIYIYPNPTTGPITFWTPANTKIEKVEVYDQRGRFIMMQLFPESVLRYQMDLSGLQQAVYILHLFTSDGNKIIRVIIK; this comes from the coding sequence ATGAGCGGTAGCCCTACCGAAAAAACATATATGTCATCTCTCTCCCCGAATTTTATTGGACAGGGAAACTTATGGTTTATTCTGGGGGTACTTTTCTTTTTTATGGGGGTGACGCAGGTGAGGGGGCAGGATCCGACATATGCTCATGTGGAGGAGCGACAAATGGAAAATATTAATGTAACATTTGCTGATGCATTAAATATTGAACAAAAAGTTAATAGAGTAATAATTTCTGTTGATGTAAATCCTCAAGGGGAAGTTTTCGTTTTAACTTTTGGCAATGGTATTAAAAAAGTAGGATCTTCAGGTCAATTAATTGATTTTATACCAAATAGTGGCGGTAGGTTAAATTCTCCAATGGATTTTGCAATTAATAGTGAAGGAAAATTTTATGTGGCAGTTAACTCAGGTAGTAATAAATCTATTCGTGTATTCTCTGCCACGGGTGTCTTCTTAGCATCTGAAAATATTGGAACAGGTGCATTTGGAACAGGACCTAATTATTTTAAGGGTCCAGTGGGAGTAGCATTTGATGTGCACGACAATCTTTTTATAGCCGATCATTATACAGGTAGCGAAACGAATGTTCCCCAACCGAGTAGGGTAAAGATATATACTAAGGGTCCTACCGGAAGCTATGTTAACAGACTACTCACAGAATTTCACCAGGTAGAAGGTGAGGAGTTATTTTTTGCTTATAGAATTGCGGCGGATAGTCAGGGATATATATATGTAGCAGAGCAAGGTAATTCTACTGGAAACGCAAGGATTCAGGTAATTAAACTCGATAATAATAATATTCCTAAAAGAATTGCAATTATAGGTGGAGTAGGAGACCAAATTGGATCACCAGGAAGTCTTTATATTGATAGATATGATTATTTACATGCTGCAGATTTTGGAAATGAGGTAAGCATGACTAGTATATTGGAGGCAGGTAATGACCCCTTTAAATTATTTGAGATTTTTGAACCAGTTAAAAGAGGAATTCAAAATAATGTGTTCAAAATAAATATTTATAAAGATTTTGAGTACACCGGTGCAATTTCCGAAGAGATTGATTTTCCAATCGATTTTGCATTGAATTCTTGTGATAAACTTTTTGTTAATAATGCGATTTTAAGCGGTACCACGGGATCACCTCCATTTTATTTTGGACTCAATGCAACCATGGATTTTGATCTTGAAATCTATAAAAGAACACCTTCTTTTGATACCGAAGAGCCCGAAATAACAAATTGTTCTCCGGATATTACAGTTCCAGCTCCCGCAGGTCAAACTTTTGCCATAGTTCAATTTGATACACCCACAGCAGGTGACAATTGTTCAACAGTTACAGTGACCCAAACTTTAGGTTTAGCTTCCAACAGTCAGTTTCCCATAGGAATACATAACATTCAATTTACTGCAACCGATGAAGCTGGAAATTCATCAGATTGTACTTTTACTATTACCGTAACCGGAGAAGTTCCGCCAGCACCAACAGTTTTTGAAAATTGCCCAGGTAATATATCGGTATCAACTACCCAGGGGATCTGTGGCGCATCCGTCACCTTTTCTACTCCAAATGCATATGATGGTAATGGACCTGTACAAGTAGTGTTAACTTCTGAAATTGGATCAGGAGAGATATTTCCTGTAGGTGAGAGTACCGTTATTTTTGAAGCTACCGGTGAAGATGGCATTGCTGTAAAATGTAGTTTTAAGGTCACAGTAATTGATAATATAAAACCAACTATTTCCTGTCCCCCAAACACTTCCGTAAATGCAGATTCCAACGGAAACTTCACTTTGCCCAATTATACAGGAAGTGCAACTGCCTCAGATAACTGCGGTGTGGTAAGTGTTACTCAATTGCCCTTACCAGGAACCAACATAAATGAAGACACAGAGATCAATCTTACAGCTACAGATGAGGCTGGAAATAAAAGTATATGCACTTTCACTGTTTCATTAACCCAACAGCCTGCTCCAAAGGCAGAATGTCTTAATATAACCATAGACCTTGATAATACAGGTAAAGCTGTAATTACACCAGGCCAGATCTATGATGGTGATGCTGTTCAGGATGGAGTAACTTTGACCTTAAATAAAGAAAATTTCACCTGTGAAGATTTGGGAGCAAATCAGGTGATTTTAACCGTTACAGGAAGTAATGGAGTTTCTTCCAGTTGTACAGCTACAGTAACGGTAAGAGATAACACTCCTCCTACGGTTCAATGCCCTGCTTCAAATTATATAATACAATACGAAGGCGAAAAAGAGGTTGTAATCCCCAATTTTTCAGCCCAATTTAACCCTTCAGATAATTGTACTCAAGATCTGATAATTACGCAAGATCCACAACCGGGAACAATAGTGACCCAGGATACCTGGATAAGATTCACCGTGGAAGATGAAGCCGGAGCACAGAGCGGATGTGCTTTTTGGGTAATCCTGGAGGACAGCAGACAACTGAATATAACCTGTCCTGAAGATAAAATTTATACAGCAGAAGCAAATTGCGGAACCACAATGCCCGATTTTAGAGGGGAGGTAACCGTTAATATACCACCAGCCCGTATCACTCAGCACCCGGAACCCGGTTTTCCAATTAATGGGTCAACAAATGTTACTTTCACTGCAGTTTATGAGGATCAAAGAGTTTCCTGTACTATTAAGTATACAATGCAAGATACTACATTCCCTGTTTTTGATTGTGTTGCAGACCAAACTGAAACAGTTGAAGATGGAGAAGGCTTCTCACTACCCAATTATATTTTACAATTAGACGCTTCAGATAATTGCTGGATTGCTAGTTTTAAGCAGGTGCCTGATGTAGGAACCGTGGTATTTAACGATACTGAGATAACCCTCTCCGCGACAGATGATGCGGGAAATACCACTGAATGTTCTTTTACTTTAACTATTGAGGAGGAATCTAATCCAGATCCACCTACATTCGATTGTTTGATAGGAGAAATTATATTACCACCTAATGAGAATTGTGAATTCATAGTAGGAAACTATGAAGTGGAAGGGGTTTCCAATTTTCGAAATTTCACGAATGAATCTGTATTTCAGAATATTGCACCCGGAACCGAAATTTTAGAGGACATCTTAATTATTCTTGATGTGCGGGATGAAGGAATAAGCGTAGGAACCTGTGAATTTTGGATACGGGTTGAGGAGGTTAGTCCTCCTGTCATAACCTGCCCCGGCACCCAAACAGAATTTTACAACCCGGAAGAAGGATTTGTACTGCCCGATTACCGTAACCTGGCAGAAGTCACAGGGGATTGCGGAATTGCGGGAATAACCCAAACCCCATCCCCGGGAACTATCATAAATGTAAATACGCAGGTGCAACTGATTGTAACCAGTAATGCTAATCTTGTTTCCCAATGTGAATTTATGGTAAACCTAAGTGAGGAGGAGGTTTTGGAAATTAGCTGTATTGAAGATCAGGAAGAGGAAATAAATGAGAATTGTGAACTGGTGGTTCCCGATTATACTTCCTTGGCAAGTGTCAATTTTGAAAATGCTACGGTTACTCAATCTCCCGTACCCGGAACCGCGGTGAGTGGAAATACGACTATCAGGTTAACGGCTACCTTAAACGGAGAGACAGATGAATGTTCGTTTTTGCTAACTACCAAGGATTCAACTCCGCCGGTGGCTGTTTGTGTCACAGATTTTGAGCTACAGCTTAATGAGAATGGTACGGCATCGATAAACGCAGCAGACTTCGGGGCACAGTCTACAGATAATTGCGAAATCGTGAGCATGAGCCTTGATAAAACAATTTTTACAACTGCTGATATAGGTGAAAATACAGTAATCCTTACGGTAACCGATGCCTCAGGTTATACAGATACCTGCCAGGCCCTGGTGAATGTTTTGCCTTATGAGGGAACTACAAACCCCAATTTCACTTGCCGTACCGAAGTTACCTTGTCTTTGGATTCGACAGGAAATGCGATTCTGGAAGCTTCAAACCTTTATACCGGAGATGCGGCTGATAAAATTTTCACCCTGAGCAAAGCTAATTTTAACTGCTCTAATCTTGGAAATAATGAGGTGACTCTTTCCTGGACAGGTAGTGATGGCCCCGGTTCCTGTGTAATAAAAGTTGTGGTTAAAGATGAAATACCTCCCGTAGTGCGAACCAGGAATATTTCAATGTTCCTTAGCCAAACCGGGCAAGTACAACTAAGTGCGTTCCTTTTTGATGCCGGATTTTCAGATAATTGCGGACCAGTGACTTTTAGTATCGACAAGACCTCTCTTAGCTGTAAAGATTTAGGGGATAATACTATTACCCTTACAGTGACCGATGCCAGCGGCAATGTTTCAACAGGAACCGCAATAGTAAGCCTTACCGGTAATTGTGAGGAACCTGGGGAGCCGGGCGAGGACAGGTATGAATACATCTATATTTATCCTAACCCAACCACGGGACCCATTACTTTCTGGACACCCGCCAATACAAAAATTGAAAAGGTGGAGGTGTATGACCAACGGGGCCGGTTTATAATGATGCAACTTTTTCCCGAATCTGTTTTAAGATATCAAATGGATCTTAGCGGGCTGCAGCAGGCGGTGTATATACTGCATCTTTTTACCAGCGACGGGAACAAAATAATCCGGGTAATAATCAAATAG
- the miaA gene encoding tRNA (adenosine(37)-N6)-dimethylallyltransferase MiaA produces MNKPYLISIVGPTGIGKTSLSIQLARAFNSEILSADSRQFFREMHIGTAAPSAEELSAARHHFIQHRSIQENYSVGDFERDALEKIEELFQTYRLLIMVGGSGLYVKSVLEGLDSFPEVDSAIRAALNDKVQQTGLIPLQEQLKNLDPETFEKIDINNPHRVIRALEICLGTGKPYSTFLQQGKSSRNFKALKIGLSAPREVIYDRINQRVDQMLKEGLLQEALGLFAQKDLNALNTVGYKELFEHFEGKTTLEEAVEEIKKNTRRFAKRQLTWFRKEEDIHWFDYTTPASEIISFIENEVKKDSSSI; encoded by the coding sequence ATGAATAAACCTTACCTTATAAGTATTGTAGGGCCTACCGGAATTGGAAAAACGTCGTTAAGCATACAACTGGCCCGGGCTTTTAATAGTGAAATACTTTCTGCAGATTCCCGGCAGTTTTTCAGGGAAATGCATATTGGTACCGCGGCACCTTCAGCCGAAGAACTATCGGCCGCCCGGCATCATTTTATTCAGCATAGATCTATTCAGGAAAATTACTCTGTGGGGGATTTTGAAAGGGATGCTCTTGAAAAGATTGAGGAACTTTTCCAAACATACCGGCTGCTTATAATGGTTGGCGGCAGCGGACTTTATGTAAAAAGTGTGTTGGAAGGCCTTGATAGCTTTCCGGAAGTTGATTCTGCCATTCGCGCTGCGCTGAATGATAAAGTCCAGCAAACGGGACTTATACCATTACAGGAGCAGTTGAAAAATCTTGATCCCGAAACCTTTGAAAAGATTGACATTAATAATCCACACCGGGTAATACGTGCACTCGAAATTTGTCTGGGTACCGGAAAACCATATTCTACCTTTCTACAACAGGGGAAATCTTCAAGAAATTTTAAAGCCCTTAAAATTGGATTAAGTGCACCCCGGGAAGTGATCTATGACCGCATTAACCAACGTGTTGATCAAATGTTGAAAGAGGGCTTATTGCAGGAAGCCCTGGGACTATTTGCTCAAAAAGATCTCAACGCACTAAACACTGTGGGTTATAAGGAATTATTTGAGCATTTTGAAGGAAAAACAACTCTGGAAGAGGCGGTGGAAGAGATCAAAAAAAACACCCGAAGATTTGCCAAAAGACAGCTTACCTGGTTTAGAAAAGAGGAAGATATACATTGGTTTGACTACACTACCCCTGCTTCTGAAATAATTTCATTTATAGAAAATGAGGTGAAGAAGGATAGTTCTTCTATTTGA
- a CDS encoding ion transporter — protein sequence MKKGTPKWKVKLHEIIYEADTPMGKLFDVILLLVIVLSIALVMLESIDSLNQRYYWQFYIAEWVITFFFTIEYILRIIAINKPKKYIFSFYGIVDFLSTIPTYVSIIAGGHNMLFAIRALRLLRVFRILKITRYIGESNRLLLALRNSRAKILIFLYTVIIICIIMGTLMYLVEGEAGGFDNIPLGIYWAIVTLTTVGFGDIHPITPLGRFIASIIMVTGYGIIAVPTGIVSAEYTKYFKQPTIPTNTQVCPHCNETKHLDKAEFCHNCGSKLNE from the coding sequence TTGAAAAAAGGAACCCCCAAATGGAAAGTTAAGCTTCACGAAATAATCTATGAAGCAGATACCCCCATGGGTAAACTATTTGATGTAATTCTACTTTTAGTTATTGTACTAAGTATTGCCCTGGTAATGCTGGAAAGTATTGACTCCCTTAATCAACGGTATTACTGGCAATTCTATATTGCAGAATGGGTGATCACCTTTTTTTTCACAATAGAATACATCTTGAGGATCATTGCCATTAATAAACCGAAAAAATACATCTTCAGTTTTTATGGCATAGTGGATTTTCTATCCACAATTCCCACCTATGTTTCTATAATAGCAGGGGGCCATAATATGTTGTTTGCAATCAGGGCCTTAAGACTTTTAAGGGTTTTCAGGATCCTTAAGATTACACGCTATATTGGAGAATCCAACAGGCTTCTTCTGGCACTTCGTAACAGCAGGGCAAAGATCCTTATCTTCTTATATACAGTTATTATAATATGCATCATCATGGGTACATTAATGTACCTGGTTGAAGGAGAAGCAGGTGGTTTTGATAACATTCCCCTTGGTATATATTGGGCCATTGTCACCCTTACCACTGTAGGATTTGGGGATATTCACCCAATAACCCCTTTGGGAAGGTTTATTGCCTCTATTATCATGGTAACAGGTTATGGAATTATTGCCGTACCTACGGGAATTGTAAGTGCTGAATACACTAAATATTTTAAACAACCCACTATTCCTACAAACACCCAGGTTTGCCCACATTGCAATGAAACCAAACATTTGGATAAGGCTGAGTTTTGCCATAACTGCGGAAGTAAATTAAATGAATAA
- a CDS encoding exonuclease domain-containing protein — protein sequence MYAILDIETTGGKYNEEGITEIAIYKFDGHKVVDQFISLINPEQPIQPFVIGLTGINNDMLRSAPKFYEVAKRIVEITDGCIVVAHNAKFDHRILRLEFRRLGYEFDRKTLCTVELSQKLIPGQLSYSLGKLVRALGIPLSDRHRATGDALATIQLFKMLLVKDVEKNILKEHVRTEPTLQLDTKLVRILEDLPSITGVYYLHNEEGEIIYIGKSKNIRKRVNQHFTTDHHRSKQVQKEVASVSFEATGNELIALLKENEEIKHNKPKFNKYSSKPIFNYALYHFKDEDGYINLKIGRADRRRENITTFSGLQQANTVLQQIIETYQLCQRFTSLHSGDETCLSYSIKTCNGACVEVETVEAYNERVLEMISNYSLSDQNMLVIDRGREIGEKSALLVEEGEFKGIGYFNLNHQVNNIEIVRSIITPMKNDHDARHIIQSYLRRNKKLKIIQFSTYN from the coding sequence ATGTATGCAATTTTAGATATAGAAACTACCGGTGGAAAATATAATGAAGAGGGGATCACAGAAATTGCCATCTATAAATTTGACGGTCACAAAGTTGTAGATCAATTCATTAGCCTTATAAACCCTGAACAACCTATACAGCCCTTTGTAATAGGACTTACAGGAATAAATAACGATATGCTGCGCAGTGCCCCAAAATTTTACGAGGTAGCCAAGCGCATTGTGGAAATAACCGATGGCTGCATTGTGGTTGCACATAACGCCAAGTTTGATCATAGAATTTTGCGTCTGGAATTTCGCAGGCTTGGGTATGAATTTGACCGTAAAACACTTTGCACTGTAGAACTTTCACAAAAATTAATACCGGGACAATTATCCTATAGCCTGGGTAAACTTGTAAGGGCCCTGGGAATCCCATTAAGTGACCGCCACCGGGCAACCGGCGATGCGCTGGCAACAATCCAATTGTTTAAAATGTTACTGGTAAAGGATGTAGAAAAAAATATCCTGAAAGAGCATGTGCGTACAGAACCCACCCTACAACTGGATACCAAACTGGTGCGCATCCTGGAAGACCTTCCTTCTATTACCGGGGTTTATTATCTACATAATGAGGAGGGAGAGATCATTTACATTGGCAAGAGCAAGAACATAAGAAAAAGAGTAAATCAACATTTCACCACAGATCATCATAGATCAAAACAAGTACAAAAAGAAGTAGCTTCAGTAAGTTTTGAGGCCACTGGAAATGAACTTATAGCGCTCCTGAAAGAAAATGAAGAAATTAAGCACAATAAGCCTAAATTCAACAAATATTCTTCAAAACCTATTTTTAATTACGCCCTGTACCACTTCAAAGATGAGGATGGGTATATTAACCTTAAAATAGGTAGGGCTGACAGGCGCAGGGAAAATATCACTACATTCAGCGGACTGCAGCAGGCCAACACAGTCCTGCAACAAATTATAGAAACCTATCAACTCTGCCAGCGTTTTACAAGTTTGCATAGCGGAGATGAAACTTGCCTGAGCTACTCAATAAAGACCTGTAATGGAGCCTGTGTAGAAGTAGAAACTGTAGAGGCGTATAATGAACGGGTACTGGAAATGATCTCAAATTACAGCTTAAGCGATCAAAATATGCTTGTTATTGACCGCGGGCGCGAAATTGGTGAAAAAAGTGCCCTCTTAGTAGAAGAAGGAGAATTTAAGGGAATAGGTTATTTTAATTTAAACCACCAGGTCAACAATATCGAAATCGTTCGGTCTATTATTACCCCAATGAAAAATGATCATGATGCCAGGCATATTATCCAGAGTTATTTACGAAGGAACAAGAAATTAAAGATCATTCAGTTTTCCACTTATAATTAA
- a CDS encoding YggS family pyridoxal phosphate-dependent enzyme, whose translation MNISEIITSYKEELGPDITLVAISKTKPVSDILEAYNAGQRIFGENKIQEMTEKWEALPKDIQWHMVGHVQTNKVKYMAPFVSLIHAVDSLKLLKEINKEAIKNNRSIDCLLQIKIAEEDSKFGISVEEAREILHSETYSKFTNVKVTGLMGMATFTNDMVQVKNEFEYLKTNFDTLQKKYPELKILSMGMSSDYKTAINCGSNMVRIGSSIFGERNTH comes from the coding sequence ATGAATATTTCAGAAATAATTACAAGTTATAAAGAAGAGTTAGGTCCCGATATTACTCTGGTTGCAATCTCCAAAACAAAGCCTGTAAGCGATATTCTTGAAGCATATAATGCGGGTCAAAGGATCTTTGGTGAAAATAAGATCCAGGAAATGACTGAAAAATGGGAAGCACTGCCCAAAGATATTCAATGGCACATGGTAGGCCATGTACAAACCAATAAGGTTAAATATATGGCACCATTTGTGAGTTTGATCCACGCCGTAGACAGCCTGAAGCTATTAAAAGAAATTAATAAAGAAGCAATAAAAAATAACCGCAGTATCGATTGCCTGTTGCAAATAAAGATTGCCGAAGAGGATTCCAAATTTGGAATAAGTGTTGAAGAGGCCAGAGAGATCCTGCATTCTGAAACCTATTCAAAATTTACCAATGTAAAAGTAACGGGCCTTATGGGAATGGCAACTTTTACCAATGATATGGTCCAGGTTAAAAATGAGTTTGAGTATTTGAAAACAAATTTTGATACACTTCAAAAAAAGTATCCGGAATTGAAAATACTCTCCATGGGAATGAGCTCAGATTACAAGACAGCAATAAATTGCGGCAGTAATATGGTGAGGATTGGAAGTTCCATATTTGGAGAAAGAAATACTCATTAA
- a CDS encoding DUF1015 domain-containing protein translates to MTKIIPFKAVRPTRDKAGLVASRPYEDYTAGELTAQLEYNPFSFLHIINPGYKFQHTTTGEKRFHLVKNRFLEFKEDHIFIKDETPCYYIYKIIARNNTFCGIIAATSVEDYEQNHIKRHEDTISLRENLFKDYLKVVGFNTEPVLLTYPDSKVIDDIITSEVQKRPEYEFSTYNKELHYLWKIDSPEIIEKIKAEFAAMPQVYIADGHHRCASSYLLAKESKAANPNHTGEEPYNFFMSFLIPESELQIHEFSRLVKDLNGLSKEEFLVQLDEWFRIENRGLEVYYPSKKHHFNMYLDGEFYSLYLRRTNYEFTDSLSSLDTFILYEKILKPVLGIEDLRHDSRIAYVHSKNDLIEIKTLVDQGKFAVGFGMLPITVDEIKQVADEGLTMPPKSTYIEPKLRSGLTIYEF, encoded by the coding sequence TTGACAAAGATAATTCCATTTAAAGCGGTAAGGCCCACCCGGGATAAGGCCGGTCTTGTGGCATCCAGGCCATATGAAGATTATACAGCGGGTGAACTTACCGCCCAACTGGAGTATAATCCTTTTTCGTTTTTGCACATAATAAACCCGGGCTATAAATTTCAACACACCACCACAGGAGAAAAAAGATTTCATCTGGTAAAAAACCGTTTTCTTGAATTTAAGGAGGACCACATTTTTATTAAAGATGAAACTCCGTGTTATTACATCTATAAAATTATTGCCCGAAATAATACTTTTTGTGGGATCATTGCTGCCACCAGTGTTGAAGATTACGAACAGAACCATATTAAAAGGCATGAGGATACCATTTCGCTGCGGGAAAATCTATTTAAAGATTACCTGAAGGTTGTAGGATTTAATACAGAGCCGGTGCTACTCACCTATCCCGATTCTAAGGTGATAGATGATATTATTACCAGCGAAGTGCAGAAACGCCCTGAATATGAGTTTTCCACCTATAATAAAGAATTGCATTATCTCTGGAAAATTGACTCCCCGGAAATAATTGAAAAGATCAAAGCAGAATTTGCAGCGATGCCGCAGGTCTATATTGCAGATGGACACCACCGGTGCGCTTCCTCTTATTTACTTGCAAAAGAATCTAAAGCTGCAAATCCAAACCACACCGGGGAGGAGCCTTATAATTTTTTCATGAGCTTTTTGATCCCCGAGAGTGAATTGCAAATACATGAATTCAGCAGGCTGGTAAAAGATCTTAACGGCCTTAGCAAAGAAGAATTTTTGGTGCAGCTGGATGAATGGTTTCGAATAGAAAACCGCGGGCTGGAGGTTTATTATCCTTCAAAGAAACATCATTTCAATATGTACCTGGATGGGGAATTCTACTCCCTGTACCTGCGAAGGACAAATTATGAGTTCACTGATTCTTTAAGCAGCCTGGATACCTTCATATTGTATGAAAAGATCCTGAAGCCTGTTCTGGGTATTGAGGATCTTCGCCACGACAGCCGTATAGCTTATGTTCACAGCAAAAATGACCTCATAGAGATAAAAACCCTTGTAGACCAAGGAAAATTTGCCGTAGGCTTTGGTATGCTTCCCATTACTGTAGATGAGATCAAGCAGGTGGCAGATGAAGGTCTCACCATGCCTCCAAAATCCACTTATATTGAACCCAAATTAAGGAGCGGGTTAACTATCTACGAATTTTAA